A stretch of Zootoca vivipara chromosome 13, rZooViv1.1, whole genome shotgun sequence DNA encodes these proteins:
- the LOC118095385 gene encoding histone H2A type 1-E: protein MSGRGKQGGKARAKAKTRSSRAGLQFPVGRVHRLLRKGNYAERVGAGAPVYLAAVLEYLTAEILELAGNAARDNKKTRIIPRHLQLAIRNDEELNKLLGRVTIAQGGVLPNIQAVLLPKKTESHKAKGK from the coding sequence ATGTCTGGACGCGGCAAGCAAGGAGGCAAGGCTCGTGCCAAGGCCAAGACTCGCTCATCTCGTGCCGGGCTTCAGTTCCCCGTGGGTCGTGTGCACCGTCTTCTGCGCAAAGGGAACTACGCAGAGCGCGTCGGAGCCGGAGCGCCCGTCTACTTGGCTGCTGTTCTGGAGTACCTGACTGCTGAGATCCTGGAATTGGCTGGCAACGCTGCCCGGGACAACAAGAAGACCAGGATCATCCCTCGCCACTTGCAGCTGGCCATCCGCAACGacgaggagctgaacaagctccTGGGCAGAGTCACCATCGCCCAAGGAGGCGTCCTCCCCAACATCCAGGCTGTGCTGTTGCCCAAGAAAACCGAGAGCCACAAGGCCAAAGGAAAATAA
- the LOC118094608 gene encoding histone H2B 1/2/3/4/6-like produces the protein MPEPAKSAPAAKKGSKKAITKTQKKGDKKRKKSRKESYSIYVYKVLKQVHPDTGISSKAMSIMNSFVNDIFERIAAEASRLAHYNKRSTITSREIQTAVRLLLPGELAKHAVSEGTKAVTKYTSSK, from the coding sequence ATGCCTGAACCAGCCAAGTCCGCTCCCGCGGCCAAGAAGGGCTCCAAGAAGGCCATCACCAAGACGCAGAAGAAGGGCGACAAGAAGCGCAAGAAGAGCCGCAAGGAGAGCTACTCCATCTACGTCTACAAGGTGCTCAAGCAAGTGCACCCAGACACTGGCATCTCGTCCAAGGCCATGAGCATCATGAACTCCTTCGTCAACGACATCTTCGAGCGCATCGCGGCTGAGGCTTCCCGCCTGGCGCACTACAACAAGCGCTCCACCATCACCTCCCGGGAGATCCAGACCGCCGTGAGACTCCTGCTGCCCGGAGAGCTGGCCAAGCACGCCGTCTCTGAGGGCACCAAGGCCGTCACCAAGTACACCAGCTCCAAGTGA